One region of Streptomyces leeuwenhoekii genomic DNA includes:
- a CDS encoding aminotransferase class III-fold pyridoxal phosphate-dependent enzyme: protein MTAPTRYAEALLTGMLGTFGLDVEYVRAEKNTLYHLDDSGAEVPVLDLVGGWGSLMLGHNHPEITAYAKELLDTGWPVHSQHSAHPVADRVGAVLNGILAREFPGAEPYSVIFANSGAEAVEAAVKHCEFDRALRVKSLFEEIEWHAGTALTAVRAGTAALPDDTSLLPGDVPAPATADEFEALLGAVAAHNMGRAATSPVFFALERAFHGKLVGSTQFTYNPLFRAAFATLGPDVMFVPPNDAAAFEKAVAEQRVTVLDVEVADGRVTLVERAFPVVAGLIVEPIQGEGGIQELTGEFAARVRRICDEIRCPVVVDEIQTGMGRTGKFFASSHIGLLGDYYLLGKSLGGGIGKTSAMLVRQSRYRPEFELVHSSTFAKDGFSTAIALRTLELLEAEDGAAYDRAAERGERILAMLRELAREFPDVVADVRGKGLLIGFEFADQSQASSPVIREKALAGLLVFQLGSYLQLAHRIRTGPTASVPTMLRIEPSIYISDEEIGQLRTGLTQVCRILRHQDALPLVHPLTGAAQAQPPRAEIRDFRPVAGETVAPAEPAARKAGLVSYPLTPDLLREFDPSLADLDDERLLAYARRSELLRDLPACTPVRFDSPQGTSVELTVYPLLVSQEQLREYQVSGQTFLIGLDLDRRVRAAKADGCDTVGLGFGLGAVSGHGRALRVSGVTVSTGSALAVGSALAAVRGAADERFGGLDGLTLAVVGGGGHIGSALGAIGAGQAARIVLVGSGRAGSAERLRAAELRIYQEAWARIAAGGELAGIPAALAAEPLVAGWLAEGRAGDEPSGEAIAAYLDEAYPADPFVVVTDDLLSVRNAQVVFSAHSSPVPVLDEKLLADGAVLCDMSFFGTGAESATVISRDDLRYVRGGVLSVPERGILLRGFGASPGAGELSAGAAEAITLALSGSDGTMGNGPLTRERVDAIVDLAKQHGFETIST, encoded by the coding sequence GTGACCGCACCCACCCGATACGCCGAAGCCCTACTGACCGGCATGCTCGGCACCTTCGGCCTGGACGTCGAGTACGTCCGGGCGGAGAAGAACACCCTGTACCACCTGGACGACAGCGGCGCGGAGGTGCCGGTTCTCGATCTGGTGGGCGGCTGGGGCTCGCTGATGCTCGGGCACAACCACCCGGAGATCACGGCCTACGCCAAGGAACTGCTGGACACCGGCTGGCCGGTGCACTCGCAGCACTCCGCGCACCCGGTCGCCGACCGGGTCGGCGCGGTGCTGAACGGGATCCTCGCCCGGGAGTTCCCCGGCGCCGAGCCGTATTCGGTCATCTTCGCCAACAGCGGCGCCGAGGCGGTCGAGGCGGCGGTCAAGCACTGCGAGTTCGACCGCGCGCTGCGGGTGAAGAGCCTCTTCGAGGAGATCGAGTGGCATGCCGGCACGGCGCTGACCGCGGTGCGGGCGGGCACCGCGGCGCTGCCGGACGACACGTCCCTGCTGCCGGGTGACGTGCCGGCACCGGCGACCGCCGACGAGTTCGAGGCACTGCTCGGCGCGGTGGCCGCGCACAACATGGGCCGGGCGGCGACCAGTCCGGTGTTCTTCGCACTGGAGCGGGCGTTCCACGGCAAGCTGGTGGGCAGCACCCAGTTCACCTACAACCCGCTGTTCAGGGCGGCGTTCGCCACCCTCGGCCCGGACGTGATGTTCGTACCGCCGAACGACGCGGCGGCGTTCGAGAAGGCCGTCGCGGAACAGCGGGTCACCGTGCTCGACGTCGAGGTCGCCGACGGCAGGGTCACGCTGGTCGAACGCGCCTTCCCCGTCGTCGCCGGGCTGATCGTCGAGCCGATCCAGGGCGAGGGCGGCATCCAGGAGCTGACCGGCGAGTTCGCCGCGCGCGTCAGGCGGATCTGCGACGAAATCCGGTGCCCTGTCGTCGTCGACGAGATCCAGACCGGGATGGGGCGCACCGGGAAGTTCTTCGCGAGCTCCCACATCGGTCTGCTCGGCGACTACTACCTGCTGGGCAAGTCGCTCGGCGGCGGCATCGGCAAGACCTCCGCGATGCTGGTCCGGCAGTCCCGCTACCGCCCCGAGTTCGAGCTCGTGCACAGCTCCACCTTCGCCAAGGACGGCTTCTCCACGGCCATCGCCCTGCGGACGCTGGAACTCCTCGAGGCCGAGGACGGAGCCGCCTACGACCGGGCCGCGGAGCGCGGCGAGCGCATCCTCGCCATGCTGCGCGAGCTGGCCCGCGAGTTCCCCGACGTCGTGGCCGACGTGCGCGGCAAGGGGCTGCTCATCGGTTTCGAGTTCGCCGACCAGAGCCAGGCGTCCTCGCCGGTCATCCGGGAGAAGGCCCTGGCCGGGCTGCTCGTCTTCCAGCTGGGCAGCTACCTGCAACTGGCCCACCGCATCCGCACCGGCCCCACGGCGAGCGTGCCGACCATGCTGCGGATCGAGCCGTCGATCTACATCAGCGACGAGGAGATCGGCCAACTGCGCACCGGTCTCACCCAGGTCTGCCGGATCCTGCGCCACCAGGACGCGCTGCCGTTGGTCCACCCGCTGACCGGTGCCGCGCAGGCGCAGCCGCCGCGCGCGGAGATCAGGGACTTCCGGCCGGTGGCGGGCGAGACGGTCGCGCCGGCCGAGCCGGCCGCGCGGAAGGCCGGGCTCGTCAGCTACCCGCTCACCCCGGACCTGCTGCGGGAGTTCGACCCCTCGCTCGCCGACCTGGACGACGAGCGTCTGCTCGCCTACGCCCGGCGGTCCGAGCTGCTGCGGGACCTGCCCGCGTGCACGCCGGTCCGGTTCGACTCCCCGCAGGGCACGTCGGTGGAGCTCACCGTCTACCCGCTGCTGGTGAGCCAGGAGCAGCTTCGGGAGTACCAGGTCTCCGGGCAGACCTTCCTGATCGGCCTGGACCTCGACCGCCGGGTGCGCGCGGCGAAGGCCGACGGCTGCGACACCGTCGGCCTCGGCTTCGGCCTCGGCGCGGTGAGCGGCCACGGCCGTGCCCTGCGGGTGTCCGGGGTCACGGTGAGCACGGGCAGCGCGCTGGCGGTCGGCTCGGCGCTGGCCGCCGTCCGGGGCGCGGCGGACGAGCGCTTCGGCGGGCTCGACGGGCTGACGCTGGCGGTCGTCGGCGGCGGCGGGCACATCGGGTCGGCCCTCGGGGCGATCGGCGCCGGGCAGGCCGCCAGGATCGTGCTGGTGGGAAGCGGCCGGGCGGGGTCGGCCGAGCGGCTGCGTGCCGCGGAGCTGCGGATCTACCAGGAGGCGTGGGCACGGATCGCGGCCGGCGGAGAGCTCGCGGGCATCCCGGCGGCGCTGGCGGCGGAACCGCTCGTCGCCGGATGGCTGGCCGAGGGGCGCGCCGGGGACGAGCCGAGCGGGGAGGCGATCGCCGCGTATCTCGACGAGGCCTACCCCGCCGACCCGTTCGTCGTCGTGACCGACGATCTTTTGTCGGTGCGGAATGCGCAGGTGGTGTTCTCGGCGCATTCCAGTCCGGTTCCCGTGCTGGACGAAAAGCTTCTCGCCGATGGCGCTGTCCTGTGCGACATGTCCTTTTTCGGAACCGGTGCGGAATCAGCCACGGTGATCTCTCGTGACGATCTACGGTACGTTCGGGGCGGTGTACTTTCCGTGCCTGAACGCGGTATTCTGCTGCGCGGCTTCGGTGCCTCGCCGGGGGCGGGTGAATTGTCGGCGGGGGCGGCGGAAGCGATCACGCTCGCGTTGTCCGGAAGCGACGGAACGATGGGCAACGGTCCTCTTACCCGTGAGCGGGTGGATGCCATTGTCGACCTCGCGAAGCAGCACGGATTCGAGACGATTTCCACCTGA
- a CDS encoding acyl-CoA dehydrogenase family protein: MTAVTGERAGETTGPAVGPAELVARARELAPLIREHAVKTEQDRRLAEEVVVALREAGMFRLTTPARFGGYELRMPDLISIIVEVGKACGSAGWNLSIDTASTRFALNAMPETALSDMFEGNPDAYVISTAHLSTTKAYRAEGGYRVTGTFPWSSGCEIADWAYIPVVHVHDGDEQTADLVGVVVPMSELRIERTWHSAGLAGSGTHTVVAEDVFVPERRATAFSLTDLVGEDERDSMLIQGSVQSLAAIVGAAQGAVEVTRQALDKKRPITYVNYAAAADAPSVQMWFAEATHLIETAQLHLREIGTALDGVPETQPMPWLERARLRMHERSAQEKSRAGVEKLLDVVGGSAFALSNPLQRLWRDISVMSRHTALNAPIIVEDYSRAVLDVHPSVTLLY, encoded by the coding sequence GTGACAGCAGTGACCGGTGAGCGGGCGGGGGAGACGACCGGGCCGGCGGTCGGCCCGGCGGAGCTGGTGGCGCGTGCCCGCGAGCTCGCCCCGCTGATCCGCGAGCACGCGGTGAAGACCGAGCAGGACCGCAGGCTCGCGGAGGAGGTCGTGGTCGCGCTCAGGGAGGCGGGGATGTTCCGTCTCACGACGCCGGCCCGGTTCGGCGGCTACGAGCTGCGCATGCCGGACCTGATATCGATCATCGTCGAGGTCGGCAAGGCGTGCGGGTCCGCCGGCTGGAACCTGTCCATCGACACCGCGTCGACCCGGTTCGCGCTGAACGCGATGCCGGAGACCGCGCTGTCGGACATGTTCGAGGGCAACCCCGACGCGTACGTGATCTCCACGGCCCACCTGTCGACCACGAAGGCGTACCGGGCCGAGGGCGGCTACCGGGTGACCGGCACGTTCCCGTGGAGCTCGGGCTGTGAGATCGCCGACTGGGCCTACATCCCGGTGGTGCACGTCCACGACGGCGACGAGCAGACCGCGGACCTCGTGGGCGTGGTGGTCCCCATGAGCGAGCTGAGGATCGAGCGGACCTGGCACTCGGCCGGTCTCGCCGGCTCCGGCACCCACACCGTCGTGGCCGAGGACGTGTTCGTCCCGGAGCGCCGGGCCACCGCGTTCAGCCTCACGGACCTGGTGGGCGAGGACGAGCGGGACTCCATGCTCATCCAGGGCAGCGTCCAGTCGCTCGCCGCGATCGTGGGCGCCGCGCAGGGCGCGGTGGAGGTCACCCGGCAGGCGCTGGACAAGAAGCGGCCGATCACCTACGTCAACTACGCAGCCGCCGCCGACGCCCCGTCGGTGCAGATGTGGTTCGCCGAGGCCACGCATCTGATCGAGACCGCCCAGCTGCATCTGCGCGAGATCGGTACGGCCCTGGACGGCGTGCCGGAGACCCAGCCGATGCCGTGGCTGGAACGGGCGCGGCTGCGGATGCACGAAAGGTCGGCGCAGGAGAAGTCGCGAGCGGGCGTGGAGAAGCTGCTCGATGTCGTCGGCGGCAGCGCGTTCGCCCTGTCGAACCCGTTGCAGCGCCTCTGGCGGGACATTTCCGTGATGAGCCGGCACACGGCGCTCAACGCCCCGATCATCGTGGAGGACTACAGCCGGGCGGTGCTCGACGTCCACCCGTCGGTGACGCTTCTGTACTGA
- a CDS encoding MFS transporter: protein MSESADTGSKVAAEGPPDPHYANRWRILAVIGVAQLTIFLDTTVVNIALPSAQADLGFGDGDRQWVVTAYALAFGSLLLLGGRVVDLVGAKRSLMISIIGFGVTSVLGGAANGFAMLVTARALQGAFAALVAPAALSFLLTVFKDPKERVKAFGVYGALGSGGLALGLVLGGALTDWLDWRWCLYVNVFFTAAVFVGALVTMQNRQSDHRPDKLDLPGTVTASVGLFCLAYGLSNADDGKWGGADVWGFLLASGVLLVAFVLFELRSRTPLLPIRIVLHRNRGSAYLAMFLLGIGLFVQFLFLTYYLQLILDFSAIQSGLAFLPMIVGIAIGATTIPPVLEPKLGTRVLVPAGLVLAAVGSFWLARLTTESSYAGGVLAPSLIAGVGFGLVVSLGAAVATVGVEPQDAGAASALVNTVQQVGGSIGTALLSTLAITAANTFVEGKSPTPQLAAEAAVESYTTAFFWGAVVFLGGAVVCGLLFDRFVTAQTDPEVGAPAAVV, encoded by the coding sequence ATGTCAGAGTCAGCAGATACCGGGTCGAAGGTGGCGGCGGAGGGCCCGCCCGACCCTCATTACGCCAACCGCTGGCGCATTCTCGCGGTGATTGGTGTCGCCCAGTTAACGATCTTCCTGGACACCACGGTCGTCAACATCGCGCTCCCCTCGGCCCAGGCCGACCTCGGGTTCGGCGACGGGGACCGGCAGTGGGTCGTCACCGCCTACGCGCTCGCCTTCGGCAGCCTTCTGCTGCTCGGCGGCAGGGTGGTCGACCTGGTCGGCGCCAAGCGGTCGCTGATGATCTCGATCATCGGATTCGGTGTGACCTCGGTGCTGGGCGGCGCGGCCAACGGCTTCGCCATGCTGGTGACGGCGCGGGCGTTGCAGGGCGCGTTCGCCGCGCTCGTCGCGCCGGCGGCGCTGTCGTTTCTGCTGACCGTGTTCAAGGACCCGAAGGAACGGGTCAAGGCGTTCGGCGTCTACGGCGCGCTCGGCAGCGGCGGGCTCGCGCTCGGCCTGGTCCTCGGCGGCGCGCTGACCGACTGGCTGGACTGGCGCTGGTGCCTGTACGTCAACGTGTTCTTCACCGCGGCCGTCTTCGTCGGCGCGTTGGTGACCATGCAGAACCGGCAGTCCGATCACCGTCCGGACAAGCTCGACCTGCCCGGCACGGTGACGGCCTCGGTCGGCCTGTTCTGCCTCGCCTACGGGCTGTCCAACGCCGACGACGGCAAGTGGGGCGGCGCGGACGTGTGGGGCTTCCTCCTGGCGAGCGGCGTCCTCCTGGTGGCGTTCGTCCTGTTCGAGCTGCGCTCGCGGACCCCGCTGCTGCCCATCCGGATCGTGCTGCACCGCAATCGGGGCAGCGCCTACCTGGCGATGTTCCTGCTGGGCATCGGGCTGTTCGTGCAGTTCCTGTTCCTGACCTACTACCTCCAGCTCATCCTGGACTTCTCGGCGATCCAGAGCGGCCTGGCCTTCCTGCCGATGATCGTGGGGATCGCGATCGGCGCGACCACCATCCCGCCGGTGCTGGAGCCGAAGCTCGGGACGCGCGTGCTGGTCCCGGCCGGTCTCGTGCTGGCCGCGGTGGGGTCGTTCTGGCTCGCCAGGCTCACCACCGAGAGCTCGTACGCCGGCGGCGTACTGGCCCCCTCCCTCATCGCCGGCGTCGGCTTCGGACTGGTCGTGTCCCTGGGCGCCGCCGTCGCCACGGTCGGGGTCGAACCGCAGGACGCGGGTGCCGCCTCCGCCCTGGTCAACACGGTGCAGCAGGTGGGCGGCTCGATCGGCACCGCGCTGCTCAGCACCCTGGCGATCACCGCGGCGAACACGTTCGTCGAGGGCAAGTCGCCGACCCCGCAACTGGCCGCCGAGGCCGCCGTGGAGAGCTACACGACGGCCTTCTTCTGGGGCGCGGTCGTCTTCCTGGGCGGGGCGGTCGTCTGCGGTCTGCTCTTCGACCGCTTCGTGACGGCGCAAACCGACCCCGAGGTCGGCGCGCCGGCCGCCGTGGTCTGA